The nucleotide sequence TGTTCGACTCACAGCTGCTCGAATAGAAATTCCCTTTTATTCATAACGTGAATATTGAGGTGAATTTTTTGAAGTGGATTTCAACTATTTCCAAAAAAAGATTGAGGCTAATCTTTACTGCTTTTATTCTTTTCGGAGTCATTGTTTTTTTAAGACTGTTTTATGTGCAAATTATTCAGCATGATAAACTCACGGAACTTGCCAAAACGAATTGGGATCGGGAAATTCCGTTTACTTCAGAGCGCGGAGAAATTACGGATCGAAACGGTAAACTTATTGTTACGAATGAATTAGCGCCAACACTTTATTTTATGCCAACACAGAATGATAATATTGAAGATGCTGCCAATCAGATTGCAGCGGTACTTAATTTGGATGCGAAAAAATTATACGAAAAAATGAATTCAAAAAGTTATCTCGTCAAACTTGCACCGGAAGCGAAAAATATTTCATACGAACAAGCCGTTAAAATTCAGGAATTGAAAATTGACGGACTATATAGTGGTGTGGACTATGACAGGAGTTATCCGTACGGAAATTTGCTATCTCGACTAGTCGGATTTACAGGGTATGATTCGCAGGGCCTTGCAGGAATTGAATATCAATATGATAAACTTTTGACTTCTAAAGATGCAGCGATCAAGTTGTTTACTGATGCAAAGGGGAAGGCATTACCTCATGTGAATGATGAATGGCGTGAAGGGAAGCAAGGAGCAACGGTAGGCTTAACAATTGATGTGGAAGTACAGAAAGTAATTGAACGAGAACTGTCTCAAGCTATGACAAAATATAATGCTAAACAGGCACTGGCAATTGCGATGAATCCTAAAACAGGGGAGATTTTAGCTCTTTCTTCATATCCTACATACGATCCTTCTAAGTTTGAAGAAGTAGAATCATCTATTTATAACCGGAACTTGCCGGTGTGGATGACATATGAGCCGGGGTCAACCTTTAAAATTATTACACTGAGTGCTGCCGTTGAAGAAAAGGTAGTGGATCTGGAAAAAGATACTTTTTTTGATAAAGGTTATACGATGGTGGAAGGAGTAAGACTTCGCTGTTGGAAACGTGAGGGTCATGGAGAGGAAACGTTTTTACAAGTGGTGGAAAATTCCTGTAACCCAGGATTTATCGAACTAGGACAGCGAGTAGGTGCTGAAAAGTTAATGAAGTACATTAAGGATTTTGGATTTGGTAAAACAACCGGTTCTAATATTGCCGGAGAAGCGTCAGGTATTTTATTTTCCGAAGAGGCATTTGGACCGGTCGAACATGCCACCACATCTTTTGGGCAAGGTATATCTGTGACGCCTATTCAACAAGTTCAAGCAGTTTCTGCAGCTGTAAATGGTGGAAAACTTTATACGCCATATGTTGTTTCAAAAGTATACAACCCGGAAAGTGGAGAAGTGGTTATAGAAAATAAGCCAACATTAAAACGCAATGTAATCAGTGAGGAAACTTCTAAGATAGTAAGAGATGCGCTGGAGTCTGTTGTAGCAAATGGGTCTGGGCGGGCTGCATATCGGGATGGACTTCGCATTGGCGGGAAAACGGGTACTGCCCAAAAAGTAGAAAACGGACGCTATAAGGATGGGGACTATATCGTATCATTTATAGGTTTTGCACCAGCAAATGATCCTGAAGTTGTCGTATATGTAGCGGTTGACAGTCCAAAAGGGGAAACAGTGTTCGGCAGTACAATTGTAGCGCCGATTGTTGGGCAGATTATTGAAGATATTGCACCTATTTTGGGGTTTGAAAAAGATCGTGAAGGCCAACTGGAAAAGCAATATCGCTGGGGTGATGAATTGACGGAGCGCGTACCTGATTTAGTAGGTGTATCTGTTAATGAAATTATGGAGATGGAATATCCTTATCAAATTGAAGTTCATGGAGAAGGCGAGACAGTAAAAGCGCAGTTGCCGGAGCCGGAAAGTGTATTAGAATTAGATGGTACTATTCACCTTTATTTAGAAAAATAATATCAAAATTGTTGAAGAACAACCATTTCCTCAAGAGCAAATGGTTGTTTTTTTGTACATTTTTTAATGTGCTATCATCTCGTGTGCAATCTCATGGCCATCCATATTTGAAGGGTAATAGGTTGGCCAATTCGATACTTCTTTTAATAAGGCTTCACGATCATCCCCCCAGTAGATGTGGTAATGCCCTGATTTTTGAGGTGCGATAATATGGTCACTGAACTGAACATAAGCCGGGACGCCTGTTTCATCGCCGATATGTTTGAAAATAAACCGGACCCCACGATTACCTTTTTCGTAGGTTAAAATTTCATAACCATCATATGCGTATTCTCCTTTATGCGCGTGACCATGATCATAAAATGTAATAAAGCGATCTTCAATGACAATACGGTCCGTAGTTGTCTTATAGCCAGTCTCATAATAAGATCTAATATCCTCAGATGTTTGGCTATCATCTTGGGAAGCCTTATGTTCAAATACTTCATCCAAAGTACCATCTTGCAAATAAGGGTAGACCGATTGCCAGTCGCCGCTCCAATCGCTTAATGGTCTGTCCTGTACTTCTTCGTCTTCAAAATAACCGTTATAAATTTTTTCCTGTTTCTCATTAGGTTCATGTTGATGATCATGCTCATGAGCCTTTTCTTCTGTTACATCATCCGCAGTTGCATTGACCTCTTCTTTAGAATTTTCAGCACAACCAACGAGGATAAAGCCAAATGCTAACATACTTATCCAATTTAATTTCCTTTTCATAACTTACCTCCTAAATAGTAACTGTTACGATTTATAATATTATATAGTTGAGCATTGCTTGTCAACACAAATCGTAATTATTACTATTTGTAGAGTTAATTCCAACTGAAAAACTTCCCGTGCCCGTCAGTATTTTCTAGTATTTTAATGGTCTTAGTTATACCAGTATCAATGCAATCCACATGCAAATTCTTATCATACATATTGTTGTAGACATGATAAATGCTTTGAATATGGCTTAGTTGCTGAAGCATTTCCAATAAGTCCTTTTTTAATGTAGCGGAAAACTGATTTGCGACATGTGTGTGGAAAATAATAATCTGGCTATTTTTAAGTTCATGAGTTTCAAATAGAGGGGGAATAAGACTTCTGAAATCCCCGGTCAGTAAAAGCTTTGAATATTGCCGGTGAATCGCCATTGCTTTCTCTAAATTTTCTTTCCGTATAATTTGTTCAGGCCAAATTAAACTTTTCAGCCATAAATATTCATCCGAATCTTGTAAATCAATGATATTTAGATCAATTCCAATGCGGTGTAAAATGTTCAACCTTTTCACAGAAGTTATAGGAGTACCATAGTTTTTCGCAATAAGAGTGAGGGGGCTAATTTCAGTGCCAAATGAAATCGGCGGTTCTTGTTCAATTTCATATCGATACCCGTCCAAATTAAGCAAAAGTCCTGCACTTGTACCGATTTCCAATAAGGTTAATGGAAGTTTCGCTTCTTCGGCGATGATCGAGAATATCGGGTAAAGATAGCTGGCCCGCTGTACTTCATTTGTTTGAACGGATTTTGTCTGAAACAACGGCAACAGTTCATCGGAATGCTGTGTACAGAAGCCGATGAGTAATTGAAAGCTTTCTTCCAGATTTATTTCAAAAGGATTTTCGAATATTTGTTGGAGAGGGGTTTCTTTTTTGGCTGCTAAATACTGCACAGATCCAAAAAATAAATTAGGCTTTGGCTGAATCTCCGGAATATGCATAATGAGATTTAATAGCTGGTCATTCGTCATAATCTTTTCACACCAATATTCGTAAAGCGGACTATTGTTTTTCGCTTCCTGTTTGGCAAAACGTCTAAAAGCTGCGACTAGTTGTTCCATTTGAAACACCTCATTTCTTGTATTACTTTCAGTGTATAATGGATTTAATATTAATTAAATTAATGAATTTTAATATAATTGATTAATAATATTAATAAGAAGGTGATGAACATGGATATAAAATGGCTGAAATCATTTATAGCGGTTGTTGAAGAAGGGAGCTTTCGAGCGGCGGCAGAAAAACTGTATATTTCCCAGCCGAGTATTACTGTACATATGAAGTTATTAGAGGAACATTTACAGGTTCAATTGTTTGACCGGGAACATACAAAGGTGAAGGTATCTGCAATAGGTGAAAAATATTATCCTATGGCCAAAAAACTTGTGGCTGAAATAGAAGCAAGTACGAAAGAAATTCACCTGGAATCTCTACATCCGGCTGTTCCATTAATAATTTCAGTTTCACCCGCTTTGCTTTATACGAATCTATTAGAGCGAATACATAATTTTATTGAAGTACATCAACAATACAATGTGGAAATTGTAATGGAAGATCAGATGCAGTTAGAGAGTGCAATAAAAGAACAGCGAATAGATTTGGCACTAGGTTTGCATAAATTCATTTCTAAAGAATTTCATTCGGAGCAAATTGACCGTTCTCCGTTGAGACTAGTATATTCTTCTAAATTTCAGCTTGCGGAAAAGGAGCTGGATTTACAGCTTAAGGCGCTATTTAATGAGCATCCGCTTTATATAGGTTATTTAAATGAACATACCCCGGTAGTTGAATGGTTAAATAATGAGTACAATATAAAGAAATTCAACAAAATAAATGATGTTATTTTTGCTATAAAATTGATTAAGGAAGGGTTAGGTATCGGGCTATTGCCTGAAAGTTTGATTTCACAGGAAATTGAAGCGGGTCTATTAAGGGTGGTGGATATAGGTCCGATTGGGACTATTAATCCAGTTGATCTTTATATGAGCCACTTAAGAAATTCTACTAAAATTATTCCTTTGACAAGTTTCATCCGAAACACTCAATAGATAATTGAGCAAAGGGGGAGCATAGTTAACTTATTAGAGGTGAAGCAAACACATTATTGCTTCACTTTTTTATTCAAATAAAGACACTGCTGTACGAAGGTCATTCTCATCCGTAATAAAAGCTATATTTTCGTACCCAATGTGAACTGCTTTTCTATAAAGACGTTCAGTTACATGTTGATCTTTTATATAAATCGTTACATAGGTGCTATCAACAATCAAAAGGGCGATTTCACACTGGCTATTAAGGAAATCATCATATGTAGCAATGTCCTGCACATGCGTTTTTTCTTTAAATGCTTTTAAGTCTGCAAAAATAACATAGTAGTCATTTGCAGCGATTTGGTTGTAGAGATCTTCACCTGTACATGTATAAGGTTGCGGGAACAATGCTGCTCCTAGCTCGTTATTTTCAATATAATATGCCTCTCCGTCACCTGATTTCCAAAAGTATTTTTTAATGTTGATATCTTCTAAAATGTCATATAAATAACGGCCGTATTCGTTCGGTATTTCAAAGGATAACCCTCTCATCGCTTCACCCACTCCTCCAGTACTTTACTTGTAAAATAAGGACCGTAGCTTTCCTCATGAGTAACGACATATGTCCATGTGAAGTTTTTATCTACTATATAAATATCTTCTTCCTCTAATAAATGATCAGCTTTTAATGATTCTGCGTGTTCAACATAAACTACTCTAGGCAAATGTTCATAAAAAATATAGCACTCGGTTTTTTTTAGTGAATTAAATGCTTCTTCGGCTTCAATCTGGCTCAGATGGGAAATCTTTTTGTAGCTGAACAGATGCCATAAGTATCCGCGAAAATGACGGTCTCCAATAAGGGAAATTCTTTCTTTTTCTTCCTGATGTAAATGGTAGGCGAACGCGTTTTCCCAACGCTTTCTAAAATATATACCCCAGTGAAGATTCTCTGTAAATTTCATGTTTTTTCTATTCAATCTTTTAATTAAATTGTCCATTTGCTGCTCCAATCTTTTTATTTTCTCATTATACTGATATTATGTTGGGTAATGATGAGATTTTATAAATTTTTACACTGGAAACATAAAAATGCTTTTAAATGCGCATAATAACCTGGTTATTCCGAAATAGCAATTTCATAAGAAAAAAGTTGATCTTTAATGGCAATATGCGGAAAACAATAATTTTAAAAAAATACTAGCCGATTTTCTGGACTAAGCATGGTACTATAGAAATGTGACGAATTTAAGGCGAAAAGATATAAATTGATATAAAGGGGTAGTAATATGACGATGTTTGACGAGAAAATTCAGGGATTGTTACAGCAATCGGCATTACAATACATAATTTATAAAGAAAATGAAGATACAGAACGAATTGAAAAGCTCCATTTATTTGCACGCAAGCTTTTGCAAAAGGAATTTGTTATCGGGTTTGCCGGTCACTTTTCTGCAGGTAAATCGAGTATGATCAATGCACTGTCGGGGGAAAACATTTTAGCGACAAGTCCAATTCCGACAAGTGCGAACATTGTTAAGGTGCATAAATCGGATGAAGATTTTGCCATTCTATATTTGCACAATGAAAAGCCGGTAAAATTTGAAGCTGGCTATGATATTAAACAAGTAAAAGAATTGAGTAAGAACGGTGAATTGGTATCACAAATTGAAATTGGACATAGTACATCAAGCTTACCTGAAGGGGTAACGGTGATGGATACTCCGGGTGTTGACTCAACAGACGATGCGCATGCGATGAGTACGGAATCAGCGCTGCATATTGCCGATATGGTGTTCTACACAATGGACTACAACCATGTACAGTCAGAACTGAATTTCCAATTTACGAAGCAATTGATGAAATACAATCCGAATGTATATTTAATCGTCAATCAAATCGACAAGCACCGTGAAGCTGAACTGTCATTTGAAGATTTTAAGCAATCAGTTCATAACTCATTTGCGGCTTGGGGTGTTTACCCGAAAAATATTTTCTTCACATCATTACGTGAAAAAGAGCTTCCGAACAACGATTTTGATCAAGTGAAGAAAATCGTTATGGATTCGATGAACGACTGGCAGGAACAATTGATTTCAACAGCAGAAAATACATTGACGAAGCTTCAGCATGAGCATGAAGCGTATTTGGAGGAAGAGAAGCAAGATCGCTTTAATACGTATGCTGAACTCGTTTCTGAAGATGACTGGCAGCATCGTGATGATATTTTAGAACAATATGAAAAACTGACGCGTCAAACAGAATTATTCTCATTTGATGTATTTGATAAGCAGTTCGATGAAAAACGTAAAGACTTACTTGCAAATGCTGCGATTATGCCGGCGGATGTTCGTGATAAACTACGTGCCTATTTAGAAAGTCAGCAAGAGGACTTTAAAGTTGGCGGACTGTTTACTGCGAAAAAGAAAACTGCAGAAGAGAAAGCGCGACGTCAGGAAGAAGCATATGCAAGCTTTAACCATGTTGTCCAATCTCAAATTACCGGTCATATAAAAGCATTGATGAAGCAAGCGTTAAAAGATGTCGGTGCATTGAATGACGAACGTGCCGCAAGCATCGACAAGAAGGAATTTAATTTCCCGTTCTCGATTATTGAAGATCAGGTGCAAAAGAGCGCGTTAATAACAGGAGATGCGGTATTAAACTTTGCGAATCGTGTTTCGGATGCGACAAAACGTTACTTTATTCAAACTACGGATGCATGGAAGCTAGAGCAAAAAGATACATTGGAACAGGTTGCGAGTGAAGCGGCAGCACCTGTTAAGCTTAAAATTAATGCAATGTCCGAAAAAGTGCATGCGCTTCAGCATATACTGCAAATTGAGAAATTCCAGGCTTTCAGCAATACATTAATGAAACAAGTTTCCAATGAAATTCGCGCGGAATCCAAAATTTATTTGGAAAACTGGAAGCGTGAACATGAGCAGGCATTGAAAGATATTCGTCCATTTGATGAATCGATGCTTCAGTTAAAGGATCAAGAAACAGAAATTGCTGCTGAACAAACGCAAGAAAAAGTGGGTTCAGGTTTGAATGTTGATAAAGTAACTGAAAAAGCATTGAAGACGGCGCATATTATTAAAGATGTTCAAGGCTTCAAAGAAGTGTCCAGCTTCTTGACGAAAAAAGTGGAACGTCTGCAAAAGCGCGACTTTACGATTGCCTTATTCGGTGCATTCAGTGCGGGTAAATCAAGTTTTTCAAATGCATTGATGGGTGAGCGCGTATTACCGGTATCACCAAACCCTACGACAGCAGCGATCAATAAAATCCGTCCTGTCACACCGGAACATCCGCATGAAACAGCCGATGTTCACCTGAAAAATGAAGCGCAGCTACTTGAAGATATTCAAGGTTCGTATGCAGCGATTGGCCTTCAAGTATCATCACTAAAAGAAGCGTATGATCGTGCAGAGGAAGGGCTGGCTGTTCCATTAACAGATGAGCGCCTGAATGTTCATAAATCATTTATCCGTGCGTATTCGGAAGGTTATGAAACATTCATCACAAAACTGGGAACGACATTACGTGTTAACCGCCATGATTTTGAAAAATACGTAGCGCAGGAAAACCGTTCTTGTTTCGTGGACAATATCGATTTCTACTTTGATTCACCACTAACGCGTATGGGTGTAACATTAGTAGATACGCCGGGTGCCGATTCGATCAACGCACGTCATACTGGTGTAGCGTTCGATTACATTCGTAATGCTGATGCCATTCTTTTCATTACGTACTTCAACCATGCATTTGCAAAAGCGGACCGTGAGTTCTTAATCCAGCTAGGACGTGTAAAAGATGCGTTTGAACTGGATAAAATGTTCTTTATCGTAAATGCGATTGACTTGGCTTCTACAATGGAAGAAGAGGAAGAGGTAAAAGGCTATGTTCGTTCAGAGCTACAACGCTTCGGTATCCGTTTCCCAAGACTGTACGGAGTATCGAGTTTACTGGCCTTAAAAGAAAAGCAGGATCAGCTTGAGCATCAGTCAGGTATGGCACCATTCGAAGATGCGTTCCATCACTTCCTGAATGATGAACTGATGGGAATTGCGGTACAGGCACTGCAAGAAGAAGTGGATAAAACAGAAGCACGTCTGAATGATTTAATTATACAAACTGAAGAAAACCTGAAACGTAAAGATGAGCGTCTTGAAGAATTGGCTCATTTGGAAAAGCTAGTGCGTTCCAAGTTCCAGACAACTCAGACAGCCATGCTTGAAAGTGAAACAAAGCAAGAACTGGATGAGCTGTTATACTATGTACTGCAACGTGTGTACTACCGCTATCCGGACTTCTACCGTGAAAGCTATAATCCGTCCACATTCGCGCAAATGCCTGCACAGCAAGCATTGCAAACAGCATTAAAAGAAGTGCTGCAGGCGTTAAGCTTTGACTTCGCCCAGGAATTGCGTGTAACGAATTTCCGTTTAGCGCAATTTGTTGAGAAGAAAATGAAGGAACTGTTTAAAGATGAGTCACGTGAATTAAAAGAACTGAACCCAAGCTTTGCATTTTTAAGCTATGAATCAAAAGAGCCGGAAATTTTAGATTTTACAGGTCCATTTACAGATTCGGCGCCATATGAAGGGGTGAAATCCTACTTTAAAAATGTGAAAGCATTCTTTGAAAAGAATGAAAAAGAGCAATTGCGCGATGCATTGGAGCAATTAACAAAACCAAATGCACAAAACTATCTGGATGCGGAAAAAGCCAAAATTATGGAGTGGGCGGGAAGCTACATCGCCATTGAGGCAGAAGGATTGCGCCAGCATATGCTTGAACAGGCAGTCGAGCAGATTGAAACAGAACGTTTATTACTTCAAGAAGAAAGTCGCTTAGCTGTTTGGAAAGATATTTACGCGCAACTACAAGCGTAAGGAGGATCTTTTTAATGACGAATATTTTTGTGACCGCAAATCGAATGGAAAGAACAGGTCGTTTGATCGATACAAGATTTGATATGAACAATTTAGAGTCAGGCAGAAAGATGTATGAAGAGGGCCATATTGAAGGAGCCGTATACTGGGATTTAAATACCGACCTGTCGGATTTAACGAAAGAAGAGGGCAGACATCCGCTTCCGGAAAAGAAGCAGCTTCAGGCTTTGTTTGAAAAGCATGGTTTAAATTACAATGATGCCATCTATATTTATGATCAAGGTGCTGCAGCTTTCGCAACTCGTGCATGGTGGATATTGCATTATGCTGGCTTCAAGCATGCCTATGTTGTAAATGGCGGTTTTGAGGCACTTAAGGAAGCTGGTTTCCCTGTAACGACAGAATTACCTGTATTTAAGGAGAGCAAGCTTGATTTACAGTGGAATGATGATATTTTAATAAAACGTCAGGATATTATGCATATTATTGAAGGTAAGCGAAAAGCGACAATAATTGATGCCCGCGCACCGGAACGTTACCGTGGTGAAACGGAACCGTTTGATAAAGTGGCAGGACATATTCCGACAGCTAAAAACTATGATTGGGAGCAGTTGCGTAATGGCTCAGAACTGGTGATTACGTCTTCTCTTCTCGAGCAAGTTCCAAAAGACGAGGAAGTAGTTGTCTATTGCGGATCAGGTGTTACTGCTACACCGGTCTATACAGTATTAAAAGAAGCAGGCTATCAAAATATAAAAATCTATATGGCAGGCTATAGTGATTGGGTAAATCATCACTCTGTCGAAAAATAGATTGGAACTGCTGAACAGGCCGTTATGTAAAATTAATTTTACATAGCGGCTTTTTTCGTACAGAAATTTAACGTAAGTATAGATCTGATTTCCAATATTTGTGATAAAGTGGTATTGTAGAAAAATAACGGCCAAAGGAGTGAGAAATGTGTTATTTAAGAAAAAAATAGAGCTGAGTGAAAAGAATGGAGTGAAAATGATTAATGGATCTGTTCAATTTCAAGCCGTTTATTTAAATGTTCATTGTTTTGAAGTGGACGGTATACTAATTGATACAGGTTCTGCCTCACTTCTTAAGCAGTTTAAGCCTTTTTTTGAACAGATGGACGTTGATCAGATTATGTTGACCCATTATCATGAAGATCACTCCGGAGGAGCGCATTTTT is from Solibacillus isronensis and encodes:
- a CDS encoding DUF2332 domain-containing protein, translating into MEQLVAAFRRFAKQEAKNNSPLYEYWCEKIMTNDQLLNLIMHIPEIQPKPNLFFGSVQYLAAKKETPLQQIFENPFEINLEESFQLLIGFCTQHSDELLPLFQTKSVQTNEVQRASYLYPIFSIIAEEAKLPLTLLEIGTSAGLLLNLDGYRYEIEQEPPISFGTEISPLTLIAKNYGTPITSVKRLNILHRIGIDLNIIDLQDSDEYLWLKSLIWPEQIIRKENLEKAMAIHRQYSKLLLTGDFRSLIPPLFETHELKNSQIIIFHTHVANQFSATLKKDLLEMLQQLSHIQSIYHVYNNMYDKNLHVDCIDTGITKTIKILENTDGHGKFFSWN
- a CDS encoding sulfurtransferase; the encoded protein is MTNIFVTANRMERTGRLIDTRFDMNNLESGRKMYEEGHIEGAVYWDLNTDLSDLTKEEGRHPLPEKKQLQALFEKHGLNYNDAIYIYDQGAAAFATRAWWILHYAGFKHAYVVNGGFEALKEAGFPVTTELPVFKESKLDLQWNDDILIKRQDIMHIIEGKRKATIIDARAPERYRGETEPFDKVAGHIPTAKNYDWEQLRNGSELVITSSLLEQVPKDEEVVVYCGSGVTATPVYTVLKEAGYQNIKIYMAGYSDWVNHHSVEK
- a CDS encoding ZinT family metal-binding protein, coding for MLAFGFILVGCAENSKEEVNATADDVTEEKAHEHDHQHEPNEKQEKIYNGYFEDEEVQDRPLSDWSGDWQSVYPYLQDGTLDEVFEHKASQDDSQTSEDIRSYYETGYKTTTDRIVIEDRFITFYDHGHAHKGEYAYDGYEILTYEKGNRGVRFIFKHIGDETGVPAYVQFSDHIIAPQKSGHYHIYWGDDREALLKEVSNWPTYYPSNMDGHEIAHEMIAH
- a CDS encoding LysR family transcriptional regulator produces the protein MDIKWLKSFIAVVEEGSFRAAAEKLYISQPSITVHMKLLEEHLQVQLFDREHTKVKVSAIGEKYYPMAKKLVAEIEASTKEIHLESLHPAVPLIISVSPALLYTNLLERIHNFIEVHQQYNVEIVMEDQMQLESAIKEQRIDLALGLHKFISKEFHSEQIDRSPLRLVYSSKFQLAEKELDLQLKALFNEHPLYIGYLNEHTPVVEWLNNEYNIKKFNKINDVIFAIKLIKEGLGIGLLPESLISQEIEAGLLRVVDIGPIGTINPVDLYMSHLRNSTKIIPLTSFIRNTQ
- a CDS encoding DUF4275 family protein; amino-acid sequence: MDNLIKRLNRKNMKFTENLHWGIYFRKRWENAFAYHLHQEEKERISLIGDRHFRGYLWHLFSYKKISHLSQIEAEEAFNSLKKTECYIFYEHLPRVVYVEHAESLKADHLLEEEDIYIVDKNFTWTYVVTHEESYGPYFTSKVLEEWVKR
- a CDS encoding penicillin-binding transpeptidase domain-containing protein, yielding MKWISTISKKRLRLIFTAFILFGVIVFLRLFYVQIIQHDKLTELAKTNWDREIPFTSERGEITDRNGKLIVTNELAPTLYFMPTQNDNIEDAANQIAAVLNLDAKKLYEKMNSKSYLVKLAPEAKNISYEQAVKIQELKIDGLYSGVDYDRSYPYGNLLSRLVGFTGYDSQGLAGIEYQYDKLLTSKDAAIKLFTDAKGKALPHVNDEWREGKQGATVGLTIDVEVQKVIERELSQAMTKYNAKQALAIAMNPKTGEILALSSYPTYDPSKFEEVESSIYNRNLPVWMTYEPGSTFKIITLSAAVEEKVVDLEKDTFFDKGYTMVEGVRLRCWKREGHGEETFLQVVENSCNPGFIELGQRVGAEKLMKYIKDFGFGKTTGSNIAGEASGILFSEEAFGPVEHATTSFGQGISVTPIQQVQAVSAAVNGGKLYTPYVVSKVYNPESGEVVIENKPTLKRNVISEETSKIVRDALESVVANGSGRAAYRDGLRIGGKTGTAQKVENGRYKDGDYIVSFIGFAPANDPEVVVYVAVDSPKGETVFGSTIVAPIVGQIIEDIAPILGFEKDREGQLEKQYRWGDELTERVPDLVGVSVNEIMEMEYPYQIEVHGEGETVKAQLPEPESVLELDGTIHLYLEK
- a CDS encoding DUF2691 family protein, producing MRGLSFEIPNEYGRYLYDILEDINIKKYFWKSGDGEAYYIENNELGAALFPQPYTCTGEDLYNQIAANDYYVIFADLKAFKEKTHVQDIATYDDFLNSQCEIALLIVDSTYVTIYIKDQHVTERLYRKAVHIGYENIAFITDENDLRTAVSLFE
- a CDS encoding dynamin family protein, with translation MTMFDEKIQGLLQQSALQYIIYKENEDTERIEKLHLFARKLLQKEFVIGFAGHFSAGKSSMINALSGENILATSPIPTSANIVKVHKSDEDFAILYLHNEKPVKFEAGYDIKQVKELSKNGELVSQIEIGHSTSSLPEGVTVMDTPGVDSTDDAHAMSTESALHIADMVFYTMDYNHVQSELNFQFTKQLMKYNPNVYLIVNQIDKHREAELSFEDFKQSVHNSFAAWGVYPKNIFFTSLREKELPNNDFDQVKKIVMDSMNDWQEQLISTAENTLTKLQHEHEAYLEEEKQDRFNTYAELVSEDDWQHRDDILEQYEKLTRQTELFSFDVFDKQFDEKRKDLLANAAIMPADVRDKLRAYLESQQEDFKVGGLFTAKKKTAEEKARRQEEAYASFNHVVQSQITGHIKALMKQALKDVGALNDERAASIDKKEFNFPFSIIEDQVQKSALITGDAVLNFANRVSDATKRYFIQTTDAWKLEQKDTLEQVASEAAAPVKLKINAMSEKVHALQHILQIEKFQAFSNTLMKQVSNEIRAESKIYLENWKREHEQALKDIRPFDESMLQLKDQETEIAAEQTQEKVGSGLNVDKVTEKALKTAHIIKDVQGFKEVSSFLTKKVERLQKRDFTIALFGAFSAGKSSFSNALMGERVLPVSPNPTTAAINKIRPVTPEHPHETADVHLKNEAQLLEDIQGSYAAIGLQVSSLKEAYDRAEEGLAVPLTDERLNVHKSFIRAYSEGYETFITKLGTTLRVNRHDFEKYVAQENRSCFVDNIDFYFDSPLTRMGVTLVDTPGADSINARHTGVAFDYIRNADAILFITYFNHAFAKADREFLIQLGRVKDAFELDKMFFIVNAIDLASTMEEEEEVKGYVRSELQRFGIRFPRLYGVSSLLALKEKQDQLEHQSGMAPFEDAFHHFLNDELMGIAVQALQEEVDKTEARLNDLIIQTEENLKRKDERLEELAHLEKLVRSKFQTTQTAMLESETKQELDELLYYVLQRVYYRYPDFYRESYNPSTFAQMPAQQALQTALKEVLQALSFDFAQELRVTNFRLAQFVEKKMKELFKDESRELKELNPSFAFLSYESKEPEILDFTGPFTDSAPYEGVKSYFKNVKAFFEKNEKEQLRDALEQLTKPNAQNYLDAEKAKIMEWAGSYIAIEAEGLRQHMLEQAVEQIETERLLLQEESRLAVWKDIYAQLQA